The following are from one region of the Melitaea cinxia chromosome 7, ilMelCinx1.1, whole genome shotgun sequence genome:
- the LOC123655060 gene encoding cytochrome P450 4C1-like: MVSISDPEPAKFVLKTCLDKGSMTLVFRHMVGNGSIFAQEKIWRVRRKINAMVLAPRHVNKFTDVFARNSQVLVENLAKIAGTGDVSVWEYLCNHVIQSACETTLGDIVNLHPNEFQPFCEAFMSYFDNVIKRLCQPWLYNISLYKLLPEAGRQSAKKKIVWSFINNLVIRNKEILEGKGDGLTENNNNTRAGDTKSLLELLIKYSKGYSDTELREESLVLLLASIDTTVSVGGFALVLLSQHQDVQDKVYEEIQQVLEDSDRLIGMDDVKKFKYLDAVIKETMRVYPTTPLIMRKCKSDIKLPSGLVVKEGTQLVVNIYGLHRNPKYWGPDANQFRPERFLNATPEQLSAYMPFSSGPRNCAGYRIGEISLKVIIVSILQKFRLKPSSSFTYDEQNPLRMKHTLVTKHVDNFQLQLERR, translated from the exons atggttt CTATATCAGATCCCGAGCCCGCGAAATTTGTGTTGAAGACGTGTCTCGACAAGGGCTCGATGACGCTTGTCTTTCGTCACATGGTCGGAAATGGCTCGATATTTGCACAAG aaaaaatatggCGCGTTCGTCGCAAGATAAATGCGATGGTCCTCGCTCCGCGACACGTCAATAAGTTCACAGATGTGTTTGCAAGAAATAGCCAAGTTCTTGTGGAAAATCTGGCTAAAATAGCGGGGACTGGCGATGTTTCGGTCTGGGAATACTTATGCAACCACGTCATCCAATCTGCGTGCG AAACAACTCTCGGCGATATCGTGAATCTTCATCCGAATGAATTCCAACCGTTCTGCGAGGCGTTCATGTCTTATTTCGACAACGTGATAAAACGCTTGTGCCAGCCGTGGTTGTACAACATCAGCCTGTACAAGTTACTGCCGGAGGCCGGCAGACAGTCGGCTAAGAAGAAAATAGTGTGGAGCTtcattaataat ctcgttataagaaataaagaaatattggaAGGAAAAGGGGATGGTCTCACTGAAAACAATAATA ATACACGCGCTGGTGATACAAAGAGTTTACTGGAATTATTGATAAAGTACTCCAAGGGGTACTCCGACACCGAGCTGCGTGAAGAATCGTTGGTGCTACTTTTAGCTTCAATCGACACTACTGTCTCAGTGGGTGGCTTCGCATTGGTGCTCCTCTCACAACATCAAGATGTTCAGGACAAAGTCTACGAAGA GATTCAACAAGTTTTAGAAGATTCTGATCGTCTGATAGGTATGGATGATGTGAAGAAGTTCAAGTACCTGGACGCTGTCATAAAAGAGACGATGCGCGTTTATCCCACGACACCGTTGATTATGAGAAAGTGTAAAAGTGATATAAAGCTAC CTTCCGGCCTGGTAGTAAAAGAAGGAACTCAATTAGTCGTAAACATATATGGATTACATCGCAACCCTAAGTACTGGGGACCGGACGCAAACCAATTTAGACCGGAAAGATTTTTGAACGCCACGCCTGAACAACTGAGCGCTTACATGCCGTTTAGCTCCGGACCCCGGAATTGTGCAg GTTATCGAATCGGCGAGATATCATTGAAAGTTATCATCGTTTCCATCCTCCAAAAGTTTCGACTGAAGCCGTCATCGTCCTTCACTTACGATGAACAAAATCCCTTGCGCATGAAACACACTCTAGTAACAAAACACGTCGATAATTTTCAGTTACAACTGGAGCGTAGATAG